Proteins encoded in a region of the Pseudomonas viciae genome:
- a CDS encoding alpha/beta fold hydrolase → MKAPVEISFGADTTLGYVRYGNGPTHVLVMHDWLGDHSSYDAVMPCLDGHAFTYVFVDVRGYGQSIELAGEFTVEEISSDCLMLADQLGWTRFHVVGHSMTGMITQRIAADAPSRVASAIAVCPVSAAGNRLSPEALAFFASTIEDDEALRRLFKFVAGGLSDKWVDLKVRQSRDTVSPACRARYLEMLVTANFVDDVRGLETPYLVIVGDKDPGLDSAAMTRTFLAWHPNAELHVIPNCGHYPMQECPPYFAALIEGFLKRIVGNSVHGTAPELK, encoded by the coding sequence ATGAAAGCCCCCGTTGAAATCAGCTTCGGAGCTGACACCACCTTAGGGTATGTGCGGTACGGCAATGGCCCCACTCACGTGCTGGTCATGCATGACTGGCTGGGCGACCACTCCAGCTACGACGCCGTCATGCCCTGTCTTGACGGCCACGCGTTTACCTATGTTTTCGTTGATGTGCGTGGCTACGGACAATCCATTGAATTGGCTGGCGAATTTACAGTAGAGGAGATTTCCTCCGATTGCCTCATGCTCGCCGACCAGCTCGGTTGGACGCGTTTCCACGTGGTCGGCCACTCGATGACCGGGATGATCACGCAACGTATTGCGGCGGATGCCCCGTCTCGCGTCGCGAGCGCGATAGCGGTGTGTCCCGTTTCTGCCGCTGGCAATCGGTTGAGTCCAGAGGCTCTGGCGTTCTTTGCCAGCACGATAGAAGACGACGAGGCCCTTCGGCGTCTGTTCAAATTCGTGGCCGGAGGTCTCTCCGATAAGTGGGTTGATCTCAAGGTCCGACAAAGCCGCGACACAGTCTCACCAGCCTGCCGGGCGAGGTACCTCGAAATGCTGGTCACAGCAAATTTCGTTGATGACGTTCGAGGCCTTGAAACACCGTATTTGGTTATTGTCGGCGACAAGGATCCTGGACTTGATTCCGCGGCTATGACACGCACCTTTCTGGCGTGGCATCCGAACGCAGAACTGCACGTTATCCCCAACTGCGGTCATTACCCGATGCAGGAGTGCCCGCCTTATTTCGCAGCTCTTATCGAGGGTTTCCTGAAACGCATAGTCGGCAATAGCGTCCATGGCACAGCTCCCGAATTGAAGTGA
- a CDS encoding LysR family transcriptional regulator, whose amino-acid sequence MREISLDRLRTLVAIVDLGSFAEAARALHLAPPTVSLHIADLESRVGGKLLSRTRGRIQPSAIGETLVERARRLLADAEQALEDVERQVQGLAGRVRLGASTGAIAQLLPQALETLGQRHPAIDVQVAVLTSQETLKKLAEGSLEIGLVALPQPPVKGLRIEPWRRDPVMAFLPARWECPDIVTPGWLATQPLILNDHTTRLSRLTSEWFAADERQPAPRIQLNYNDAIKSLVAAGYGATLLPHEASTPLPDTRIVMRPLQPLLWRELGIAHRGGDVERSTQHVLDVLWGLSAG is encoded by the coding sequence ATGCGCGAAATCAGCCTGGACCGTCTGCGCACGTTGGTGGCCATTGTCGACTTGGGCTCATTTGCCGAGGCCGCTCGTGCCTTGCACCTCGCGCCACCCACGGTCAGTTTGCATATCGCCGACCTGGAGTCACGGGTGGGCGGCAAGCTGTTGTCACGCACCCGTGGGCGCATTCAACCTTCGGCGATTGGCGAAACACTGGTGGAACGGGCGCGGCGCCTGTTGGCCGATGCGGAGCAGGCGCTTGAGGACGTGGAGCGTCAGGTGCAGGGCTTGGCCGGGCGTGTGCGGCTGGGGGCCTCCACAGGGGCCATTGCCCAGTTGCTGCCGCAAGCGTTGGAGACGTTAGGCCAACGCCATCCCGCTATCGATGTGCAGGTCGCGGTGCTCACCTCGCAGGAGACTTTGAAGAAGCTTGCCGAGGGTTCGTTGGAGATCGGTCTGGTCGCGCTGCCGCAGCCCCCGGTGAAGGGATTGCGGATCGAGCCATGGCGGCGGGACCCGGTCATGGCCTTCTTGCCGGCCCGCTGGGAATGCCCGGACATCGTGACGCCCGGCTGGTTGGCCACTCAGCCATTGATTCTGAATGACCACACCACGCGACTTTCGCGCTTGACATCGGAGTGGTTCGCCGCGGATGAACGCCAGCCTGCGCCACGCATTCAACTGAACTACAACGATGCGATCAAAAGCCTGGTAGCTGCTGGTTACGGCGCGACGTTGTTGCCCCATGAAGCCTCCACGCCATTGCCCGATACCCGAATCGTCATGAGGCCATTGCAGCCCTTATTGTGGCGTGAACTGGGGATTGCCCATCGGGGTGGCGACGTCGAGCGGTCTACGCAACATGTGTTGGATGTGTTGTGGGGGTTGAGTGCGGGGTAG
- the argC gene encoding N-acetyl-gamma-glutamyl-phosphate reductase produces MAIPHVFIDGDQGTTGLQIHQRLCNRTDLRLVTLSHEHRKDPQRRAEIINDCDIAILCLPDQAARDAVASIKNPAVRVIDASSAHRTHPDWVYGFAQMNSQQARRIAAARRVSNPGCYPTGAIGLLRPLLEAGLLPTDYPMNIHAVSGYSGKGRAGVQEHEGEGASQAPAFQVYGLGLAHKHIPEIQQHSGLTERPLFVPAYGAFRQGIVLTIPLQLRLLAQGVDAMRLHACLMQHYADARHVQVMSMEEAKALTHLDPQALNGTDSLQLVVFENDETGQVLLAAVFDNLGKGAAGAAVQNLDLMMGA; encoded by the coding sequence ATGGCCATTCCTCATGTATTTATCGACGGCGACCAAGGCACCACCGGGTTGCAAATCCATCAGCGCCTATGCAACCGGACCGATCTGCGGCTTGTCACGCTTAGCCACGAACATCGCAAGGATCCGCAACGCCGCGCTGAAATCATCAACGACTGCGACATCGCGATTCTCTGCTTGCCCGACCAAGCTGCGCGCGACGCCGTAGCGAGCATCAAAAACCCCGCTGTTCGCGTGATTGACGCAAGTTCCGCGCACCGTACCCATCCAGACTGGGTCTATGGTTTCGCCCAGATGAACTCGCAGCAGGCCAGACGAATCGCCGCGGCGCGGCGTGTCAGCAACCCCGGTTGCTATCCCACGGGAGCCATAGGCCTGCTGCGCCCACTGCTGGAGGCCGGGCTACTGCCTACGGACTACCCGATGAACATTCATGCTGTGTCGGGCTATTCCGGAAAAGGACGCGCCGGCGTGCAGGAGCATGAGGGCGAGGGCGCATCGCAAGCGCCTGCGTTCCAGGTTTACGGCCTGGGGTTGGCACACAAACATATTCCGGAGATCCAGCAGCACAGCGGTTTGACGGAGCGGCCGCTGTTCGTGCCGGCCTATGGGGCGTTTCGGCAGGGGATCGTGCTGACCATCCCATTGCAACTTCGGTTGCTGGCACAGGGCGTGGATGCGATGCGCTTGCACGCATGCCTTATGCAGCACTATGCCGATGCGCGCCATGTGCAGGTCATGTCGATGGAGGAGGCTAAAGCGTTGACGCACCTCGATCCTCAGGCGCTTAACGGGACTGATAGCTTGCAGTTGGTGGTGTTTGAAAATGACGAGACGGGACAGGTTCTGTTGGCTGCGGTATTTGACAATCTTGGGAAGGGAGCCGCTGGGGCGGCGGTGCAGAATCTGGATTTGATGATGGGCGCGTGA
- a CDS encoding DUF2790 domain-containing protein — protein sequence MKAPMVILALFGFCSVVIAQEGAIKTQGQQVPVEQYTYATHLDVAKVISEDQVPDVCGVVPMRMTYQDSQGKQHVLEYEVMGTGCSDG from the coding sequence ATGAAAGCTCCAATGGTAATCCTCGCGCTCTTCGGTTTCTGCTCTGTGGTAATCGCGCAGGAAGGCGCTATCAAAACTCAAGGGCAACAGGTCCCTGTCGAGCAATATACATACGCCACCCACCTTGACGTCGCCAAGGTGATCTCTGAAGACCAAGTGCCGGATGTATGCGGTGTTGTGCCGATGCGCATGACGTACCAAGACTCCCAGGGAAAACAGCACGTATTGGAATATGAAGTCATGGGCACCGGTTGCAGCGACGGTTGA
- a CDS encoding LysR family transcriptional regulator translates to MDKLSNMSVYVKVVEMGSFTAVANHLDSTVGNVSRAVSALENVLDARLLQRSTRRLSVTDAGRRFYERCTKILADLESAEAEASNAALNPRGTLRVHCVPGLARQLVTGAVLEYRKEFPDVTVDLMLSQRMPNLLEDQLDVSILIARTLPDSAYVSQKIGVSHCVLVASPDYLKRHAAPVTPEDLRDHQCLLLGTVDYVRDEWQLKSKAGDAKFVPAGPSFSVNDMDAMAVAIREGAGIGLLAGFTAIDDLRSGKLVRVLPDYHTYERNVYAVYTSRQFVDAKITRFIDVLKNQVGIQLATTAKELID, encoded by the coding sequence ATGGATAAACTTTCGAACATGTCGGTGTACGTAAAGGTTGTCGAGATGGGCAGTTTCACTGCCGTGGCAAACCATCTGGACTCCACCGTAGGTAACGTATCGCGTGCTGTGTCCGCACTTGAAAACGTACTCGACGCCCGTCTGTTGCAACGCTCGACTCGGCGTCTCTCCGTGACCGATGCGGGCCGGCGATTTTATGAGCGGTGCACGAAAATTCTGGCAGATCTTGAGAGTGCGGAAGCCGAAGCAAGCAATGCAGCCTTGAATCCCAGGGGGACTCTACGTGTGCATTGCGTACCCGGACTGGCGAGGCAACTGGTCACCGGCGCCGTGCTGGAGTACCGCAAGGAATTTCCGGATGTGACCGTGGATTTAATGCTTTCCCAACGAATGCCCAACCTGCTGGAAGACCAACTGGATGTCTCGATCCTGATTGCCCGAACGCTGCCGGATTCGGCGTATGTCAGTCAGAAGATTGGAGTCAGCCATTGTGTCTTGGTAGCGTCTCCAGACTATCTGAAGAGGCATGCGGCCCCGGTGACGCCAGAGGACCTCAGAGATCACCAATGCCTGCTGCTGGGCACTGTGGACTATGTGAGGGATGAGTGGCAGTTGAAGAGCAAGGCTGGTGACGCGAAATTTGTGCCCGCGGGGCCAAGTTTCAGCGTAAATGACATGGACGCGATGGCGGTTGCTATACGGGAGGGAGCTGGGATCGGCTTGCTGGCTGGATTCACGGCCATCGACGACTTGCGCTCTGGGAAGCTGGTGCGGGTTTTGCCTGACTATCACACGTATGAGCGCAACGTTTATGCTGTCTATACCTCTCGACAGTTTGTCGACGCAAAGATAACTCGCTTTATTGACGTGTTAAAAAATCAGGTTGGTATTCAGCTAGCAACCACTGCTAAAGAACTCATCGATTGA
- a CDS encoding NAD-dependent succinate-semialdehyde dehydrogenase, with the protein MNTSYDPLYLFIGGEWISAEGRDTAAVVNPATGREIGLVPLATAVDLDRALEVARLSFEEWRQTVPDKRAKILKRAADLIQERAPHIAAQMTLEEGKPLDESMDEVNRAAEYFEWFAESARRIDGRVVPANRPGVLQLVKRQAIGPVAAFTPWNFPAITPARKLSAALAAGCSVILKPGEESPSTALALARALDDAGLPKGVLQVVFGVPDQVSSHLIASSIIRKVTFTGSVPIGRLLSARAAEGVKPITLELGGHGPALVFEDADIEKAAVEGVANRFRGTGQVCISSTRFLIQRGAYQRFVDHFVAATKALRIGNGLHPQTQVGPLSNPRQLAKMEELIADAVEKGARVLVGGEALPGEGFFFQPTVLADVPMNARVMHEEPFGPIAVLMPFDELTDGLKEANRLPYGLSAYAFTSSARTAIDVADGLEAGMIGINQYRIVATELPFGGMKESGHGSEGGIEGIEHYLTNKFISQV; encoded by the coding sequence ATGAACACTTCCTACGATCCGCTTTATCTTTTTATCGGTGGTGAATGGATCAGTGCCGAAGGGCGCGATACTGCCGCTGTCGTTAACCCGGCAACCGGACGTGAAATCGGACTCGTCCCCCTCGCCACCGCAGTCGACCTTGATCGCGCCCTTGAGGTGGCTCGACTGAGCTTCGAAGAATGGCGCCAGACCGTGCCTGACAAACGCGCGAAAATCCTGAAACGGGCCGCCGATCTGATTCAGGAACGAGCACCTCACATTGCAGCGCAGATGACACTGGAAGAAGGCAAGCCACTGGATGAAAGCATGGATGAAGTTAACCGTGCAGCAGAATACTTCGAGTGGTTTGCCGAAAGCGCTCGTCGTATCGATGGCCGGGTTGTACCGGCCAACCGCCCAGGCGTACTGCAACTTGTAAAACGCCAGGCAATCGGCCCTGTGGCTGCATTCACACCCTGGAATTTCCCGGCCATTACTCCCGCTCGCAAGCTCTCGGCAGCTTTGGCCGCCGGTTGCAGTGTCATTCTCAAGCCAGGCGAAGAAAGCCCCTCCACGGCGCTGGCCCTGGCTCGCGCCCTCGACGATGCAGGATTGCCTAAAGGCGTATTGCAAGTGGTCTTTGGCGTCCCGGATCAAGTGTCCAGCCACCTGATCGCCTCATCGATCATTCGTAAGGTGACGTTTACCGGCTCAGTGCCCATCGGCAGACTCCTGTCAGCCCGAGCAGCGGAGGGCGTCAAGCCAATTACCCTTGAACTGGGTGGCCACGGACCCGCGCTGGTATTTGAAGACGCAGACATTGAAAAGGCCGCTGTAGAGGGTGTCGCGAACCGGTTTCGAGGGACTGGCCAAGTATGTATCTCATCCACCCGTTTTCTGATCCAGCGTGGCGCATATCAGAGGTTTGTCGATCATTTTGTCGCTGCAACCAAAGCCCTGAGAATCGGTAATGGCCTGCATCCGCAGACCCAGGTCGGACCGCTTTCCAACCCAAGGCAACTGGCAAAGATGGAAGAGCTGATAGCCGATGCCGTCGAGAAAGGTGCACGAGTATTGGTCGGTGGCGAGGCCTTACCAGGTGAAGGCTTCTTCTTCCAGCCCACCGTTCTGGCAGATGTCCCCATGAACGCCCGCGTTATGCACGAAGAACCCTTCGGGCCCATCGCCGTGCTGATGCCTTTCGATGAGCTGACTGATGGCCTGAAAGAAGCCAACCGTTTGCCCTACGGGCTTTCAGCCTACGCGTTCACCTCCAGCGCTCGAACTGCAATTGACGTCGCTGACGGTTTGGAGGCCGGGATGATCGGGATCAACCAATACCGCATCGTCGCCACCGAGTTGCCTTTCGGCGGAATGAAAGAAAGCGGTCACGGCTCGGAAGGCGGCATTGAGGGAATTGAGCACTATCTCACCAACAAATTTATCAGCCAGGTTTAA
- a CDS encoding carboxymuconolactone decarboxylase family protein — protein sequence MSNINFSSPREAARAFTPKLSQFVDSTLYPQIWSDPALSPRDRSLITVAALIAGSHSEELPAHLRRAVSNGVTHDEIAAAITHLAFYVGFPGAITASAIANATFTESEKN from the coding sequence ATGTCCAATATCAATTTCAGCAGTCCTCGCGAAGCGGCCCGAGCGTTTACACCGAAACTGTCGCAATTCGTCGACTCAACTCTCTATCCGCAGATCTGGAGCGATCCCGCGTTGTCCCCCCGTGACCGCAGTCTGATCACAGTGGCCGCATTGATTGCCGGTAGTCACTCAGAAGAGTTGCCTGCACACCTGCGGCGGGCGGTTAGCAATGGGGTTACTCATGACGAAATTGCGGCGGCGATAACCCACCTGGCGTTTTACGTGGGTTTCCCTGGCGCCATAACAGCGTCTGCTATTGCCAATGCAACGTTTACCGAATCGGAGAAAAACTAA
- a CDS encoding NAD(P)H-quinone oxidoreductase: MKAINIREFGAADVLELADAPNPEVRPTDLLVRVYAAGVNRADLTHRSGGYGHPNFGDSLIIGLEIAGEVIEKGSAVTGFEVGDRVMGVVGGGAYAELARIDYRMAMHIPAQLDYVHAAAIPEVFVTAHEAMMHLARLKSGDSVLIHAAAGGVGSAAVQLAYATGATVYATTEGSKLSRVEHLGADIAVDYKTQDFAEVIADKTNGRGVDVVIDFVGEPYFARNVASLAHGGRMIQVGILGGGGKVTVELEHILYRHLQIIGTVMKSRTQPEKHDMIKRFREHWLDRFDGAGSLEPVVDSTFPLSRATDAHRRMESSENVGKIILTMQPEDLV; encoded by the coding sequence ATGAAAGCCATCAACATCAGAGAATTCGGCGCGGCGGACGTCCTGGAACTCGCAGATGCTCCCAATCCTGAAGTACGCCCTACCGACCTGCTAGTGCGTGTCTATGCAGCGGGCGTGAACCGTGCGGATCTGACTCATCGAAGCGGTGGATATGGCCATCCGAATTTCGGCGACTCGCTGATTATCGGGTTGGAAATTGCCGGTGAGGTGATTGAGAAAGGTAGCGCAGTGACAGGTTTCGAGGTGGGAGATCGAGTGATGGGCGTAGTCGGAGGCGGCGCCTATGCCGAACTGGCACGCATCGACTACCGCATGGCCATGCACATCCCTGCGCAGCTCGACTATGTGCACGCGGCGGCAATTCCCGAGGTCTTCGTCACCGCCCATGAAGCAATGATGCACCTGGCTCGGCTGAAGTCCGGCGACTCGGTATTAATTCACGCTGCTGCTGGAGGCGTAGGGTCTGCCGCAGTGCAATTGGCATACGCCACAGGCGCCACGGTGTATGCGACAACCGAAGGCAGCAAGTTATCGCGTGTGGAGCATTTGGGGGCCGATATCGCTGTTGACTACAAGACACAGGATTTCGCCGAAGTCATTGCCGATAAAACCAATGGTCGAGGCGTCGATGTCGTTATCGACTTTGTTGGCGAGCCCTACTTCGCACGCAACGTCGCGTCTCTTGCTCACGGTGGCCGTATGATCCAGGTCGGTATCCTTGGCGGTGGTGGCAAGGTGACTGTGGAGCTGGAGCACATCCTCTACCGTCACTTGCAAATAATCGGCACGGTCATGAAGTCCCGCACGCAGCCGGAGAAGCACGACATGATCAAGCGCTTCCGCGAGCATTGGCTTGATCGCTTCGATGGCGCTGGAAGTCTAGAGCCGGTCGTTGATAGCACTTTCCCGCTGTCACGTGCTACCGATGCCCATCGCCGTATGGAGTCGTCCGAGAACGTTGGGAAAATTATCTTGACGATGCAGCCAGAAGACTTGGTTTGA
- a CDS encoding IS1182 family transposase, with the protein MKRFIQGEHRGQGTLLPESLDDYVNDTNPVRVVDVFVDELDLLHLGFDGVIPADTGRPAYHPAILLKIYIYGYLNRIQSSRRLEREAQRNVELMWLTGRLMPDFKTIANFRKDNSKAIRGVCRQFVVLCQQLGLFGENLVAIDGSKFKAVNNRDRNFTSAKLKRRMEEIESSINHYLVALDAADRQEPTASEPSAVRLEEKIAKLKTQMKELQAIEIQLNESPDKQVSLTDPDARSMMTRGTGIVGYNVQTAVDTQHHLIVAHEVTNVGSDRDQLSSMAKQAREAMASGTLSVLADRGYFKSEQILACHEAGITAYVPKPMTSGAKADGRFNNDAFIYDAAKNEYICPAGEALIWRYSYVEKDLKLHRYWSSKCQGCALKSQCTPSTERRIRRWEHETVLEDMQLRLSKAPEMMRVRKRTVEHPFGTLKQWMGATHFLTRKLAGVSAEMSLNVLAYNLKRVMKIIGTNGLINALTA; encoded by the coding sequence ATGAAGCGCTTCATCCAAGGTGAACATCGAGGTCAAGGCACCTTACTTCCCGAAAGCCTCGACGACTACGTCAACGATACCAATCCGGTGCGCGTAGTCGACGTCTTCGTCGATGAACTCGACCTGCTCCATCTGGGTTTTGACGGTGTTATTCCTGCTGACACAGGCCGGCCTGCTTACCACCCTGCAATCCTGCTGAAGATCTACATCTATGGCTATCTCAACCGCATCCAGTCGAGCCGACGTTTGGAGCGAGAAGCCCAGCGCAATGTCGAGCTGATGTGGCTGACCGGGCGGTTGATGCCTGACTTCAAGACCATCGCCAACTTCCGAAAAGACAACAGCAAGGCCATCCGAGGCGTCTGTCGCCAGTTCGTTGTGCTGTGTCAGCAGTTGGGATTATTCGGAGAAAATCTGGTCGCCATCGATGGCAGTAAATTCAAAGCAGTCAACAACCGCGACCGCAATTTCACCAGCGCCAAACTGAAGCGGCGCATGGAAGAAATTGAATCGAGTATCAATCATTACCTGGTGGCACTTGATGCTGCCGATCGGCAAGAACCAACAGCTTCCGAGCCCAGCGCCGTGCGGCTGGAAGAGAAAATCGCCAAGCTGAAAACTCAAATGAAGGAGCTTCAGGCGATTGAAATCCAGCTCAACGAATCGCCGGATAAGCAGGTCTCACTGACCGATCCAGACGCCCGTTCCATGATGACGCGCGGCACGGGAATCGTTGGCTACAACGTGCAGACAGCGGTCGATACGCAGCACCATCTGATCGTTGCACACGAGGTGACTAACGTCGGTTCCGACCGCGATCAACTCAGCTCGATGGCCAAGCAGGCCCGCGAGGCGATGGCGTCAGGGACGTTGTCGGTACTGGCTGACCGAGGTTACTTCAAAAGCGAACAAATCCTCGCTTGTCACGAAGCCGGTATCACCGCCTATGTGCCCAAGCCGATGACCTCTGGGGCCAAGGCTGACGGGCGTTTCAATAACGATGCCTTCATCTATGACGCGGCAAAAAACGAATACATTTGCCCAGCTGGTGAGGCGCTGATCTGGCGCTATTCCTACGTTGAAAAAGACCTGAAGTTGCATCGTTACTGGAGTTCGAAATGCCAGGGCTGCGCGTTGAAGTCGCAATGCACACCGAGCACGGAACGACGAATTCGGCGCTGGGAGCATGAAACCGTATTGGAGGACATGCAGCTTCGGCTGAGTAAAGCCCCGGAGATGATGCGAGTCCGAAAACGGACGGTTGAGCATCCCTTCGGGACGCTCAAACAATGGATGGGAGCGACGCACTTCCTGACGCGAAAACTGGCCGGGGTGAGTGCGGAGATGAGCTTGAATGTGCTCGCCTACAACTTGAAACGGGTCATGAAAATCATCGGTACCAACGGTTTGATAAACGCGCTGACGGCCTGA
- a CDS encoding NYN domain-containing protein has protein sequence MAIHAPAPMQKHLAVLIDADNAPAAIVEGLFEEIAKYGVANVKRIYGDWTGPQLGGWKKVLLDHSIQPIQQFAYTKGKNATDSALIIDAMDLLYTRRFDGFCLVSSDSDFTRLASRLREEGLTVYGFGEEKTPRPFVSACDKFIYTELLRGEALVAASNGHGRLEPEPRAEIEATKTASTAEAKKLPRAPVSFIAKILDDIADEDGWAQLGALGTNISKLRPEFDPRTHGYKKLSELIKGYPDTFELQTKGASGVGGSILYARHRQPSS, from the coding sequence ATGGCCATCCACGCACCCGCCCCCATGCAAAAACACTTGGCAGTGTTAATCGACGCCGACAATGCTCCCGCAGCAATTGTTGAAGGTTTATTCGAAGAAATCGCCAAGTACGGTGTCGCCAACGTCAAACGGATCTATGGCGACTGGACCGGCCCTCAGTTGGGTGGGTGGAAAAAGGTGCTACTCGACCATTCGATCCAGCCTATCCAACAGTTCGCGTACACCAAAGGTAAGAACGCAACAGACAGTGCCTTGATCATCGACGCAATGGACCTGCTGTACACCCGACGCTTCGACGGTTTCTGCCTGGTTTCGAGCGACAGTGACTTCACCCGCCTCGCTTCGCGGTTACGGGAAGAAGGTTTGACGGTCTACGGGTTTGGTGAAGAGAAAACCCCGAGACCGTTCGTGTCGGCCTGCGACAAGTTCATCTATACCGAATTGCTGCGCGGTGAAGCGCTTGTTGCTGCAAGCAATGGACACGGTCGACTCGAACCCGAGCCACGCGCTGAAATCGAAGCCACCAAAACCGCCAGTACGGCCGAAGCAAAGAAGCTACCCAGGGCACCAGTCAGTTTCATCGCAAAGATCCTGGATGACATTGCCGACGAGGACGGCTGGGCTCAATTGGGCGCGCTGGGCACCAACATCAGCAAATTAAGACCTGAGTTCGACCCTCGCACCCATGGTTATAAAAAGCTCAGTGAGTTGATCAAGGGATATCCAGATACGTTTGAACTGCAAACTAAAGGAGCGTCGGGAGTGGGTGGTTCAATACTCTATGCCCGGCACCGACAGCCGAGCTCGTAG
- a CDS encoding c-type cytochrome, giving the protein MIYRTRPHEKVKTKILFIASLGILSLIQTSLSFADNANGKNLYVQRCAMCHGTDIKGTGPLANKSNPPTPDLTTSVFKKRLNDYPGVIVSSIILRPNGDLIPRTLRENGVKLAPYAWRVQDLRDLHQYMTGVISKNR; this is encoded by the coding sequence ATGATTTATAGAACAAGGCCACATGAAAAAGTGAAAACGAAAATATTATTCATCGCTTCGCTAGGAATTTTATCGCTGATTCAAACATCCCTGTCCTTCGCGGATAACGCCAATGGGAAAAATCTCTATGTACAGAGATGCGCCATGTGCCACGGAACAGATATCAAAGGAACAGGACCACTGGCCAATAAAAGCAATCCCCCTACGCCTGACCTTACAACCTCCGTTTTCAAAAAAAGACTGAATGATTATCCGGGCGTTATCGTGTCTTCGATAATCCTTCGTCCAAATGGGGACCTGATTCCAAGAACGTTGCGAGAGAATGGCGTAAAGCTAGCGCCGTACGCTTGGCGGGTTCAGGATCTGCGTGATTTACATCAATACATGACTGGGGTGATTTCAAAAAATCGATGA
- a CDS encoding DJ-1/PfpI family protein — protein sequence MARVGLILTPGFADWEYAFIAGTASPFYGIDVRFFAPATGQFRSQGGLAVTVDSSLQQCLDWKPDVVVVIGGMIWERAEAPDIRDFLHASRSSGATIAGICGGTLALARAGLLDRVAHTSNSTEFLQHNAVGYEGHALYRSSPVAVVADRIITAPGPAPVSFTCAVFESAGLSSEIIAQFRSMLAAEHG from the coding sequence ATGGCACGCGTGGGTTTGATACTGACACCCGGTTTTGCAGACTGGGAATATGCTTTCATTGCTGGAACTGCGTCCCCTTTTTACGGGATCGACGTCAGGTTTTTCGCTCCGGCTACGGGGCAGTTCCGCTCGCAGGGTGGATTGGCTGTCACGGTCGATAGCAGTTTGCAACAATGCCTGGACTGGAAGCCGGACGTTGTTGTCGTCATTGGAGGAATGATCTGGGAGCGCGCAGAAGCACCCGATATTCGAGACTTTCTTCATGCCAGTCGCTCAAGTGGCGCGACGATTGCCGGTATCTGCGGGGGAACGCTGGCACTTGCGAGGGCCGGGCTGCTCGACAGAGTTGCTCATACCTCGAACAGCACAGAGTTCTTACAACACAATGCCGTAGGTTATGAAGGGCACGCGCTTTATCGAAGCAGCCCGGTCGCTGTGGTTGCGGACCGCATCATAACGGCTCCAGGCCCCGCCCCCGTTAGCTTCACCTGCGCAGTGTTCGAAAGTGCCGGGCTGTCTTCAGAGATCATTGCTCAGTTCAGGTCAATGTTGGCAGCGGAACATGGGTGA